From a single Myxococcota bacterium genomic region:
- the miaA gene encoding tRNA (adenosine(37)-N6)-dimethylallyltransferase MiaA, whose product MTASPPRNPVVVLTGPTASGKTSLAIALANRFDGEIVNADSMQVYRGLDIGTAKPTIEERAAVPHHLIDVVAPDQTFSAGRYARAARAAIAGIQERGHRPFLVGGTGLYIRAVLHGLIDGVEAEPELREQLETEAAEAAAAGDPGRLHRRLADQDPDAAARIHPNDTRRVVRALEIATETGRGASQVRGDHGFDDSPYDTLHLALDWEREALYERIDRRCEAMIEQGLLRELRGLAKAGYGPELRSMKAIGYRHVWPVVRGEDTLASALVTLQRDTRHFARRQLTWLRKVPDVVWVDPRDPEAIAARVAAFFEGEAQPPVEASAGPSGRV is encoded by the coding sequence GTGACTGCGAGCCCCCCGCGAAATCCGGTGGTGGTCCTGACCGGACCGACCGCCAGCGGCAAGACGTCCCTGGCCATCGCCTTGGCGAACCGCTTCGACGGCGAGATCGTCAACGCGGACTCGATGCAGGTGTATCGCGGGCTCGACATCGGAACCGCGAAGCCCACGATCGAAGAGCGTGCCGCGGTCCCGCACCACCTGATCGACGTGGTCGCCCCCGACCAGACCTTCTCCGCTGGGCGCTATGCGCGCGCGGCCCGGGCTGCGATCGCCGGCATCCAGGAGCGGGGGCATCGCCCCTTCCTGGTGGGAGGCACGGGCCTCTACATCCGTGCGGTCCTGCACGGGTTGATCGATGGGGTGGAGGCCGAACCCGAGCTCCGCGAACAGCTCGAGACCGAAGCGGCCGAGGCTGCGGCCGCAGGCGACCCCGGGCGGCTCCACCGCCGTCTCGCGGATCAGGACCCGGATGCCGCCGCCCGCATCCATCCCAACGACACGCGACGCGTCGTGCGGGCACTGGAGATCGCGACCGAGACCGGGCGGGGCGCCAGCCAGGTGCGCGGTGACCACGGCTTCGACGACTCGCCCTACGACACGCTGCACCTGGCGCTCGATTGGGAACGCGAAGCGCTCTACGAGCGCATCGACCGCCGCTGCGAAGCGATGATCGAACAGGGGTTGCTCCGGGAGCTCCGCGGCCTCGCGAAGGCGGGTTACGGCCCCGAGCTCCGATCGATGAAGGCCATTGGATACCGACACGTGTGGCCGGTGGTCCGCGGTGAGGACACGCTCGCGAGCGCCCTCGTCACATTGCAGCGCGACACGCGCCACTTCGCGCGACGCCAGCTCACCTGGTTGCGCAAGGTGCCGGACGTCGTCTGGGTGGACCCGCGCGATCCCGAGGCGATCGCGGCTCGGGTTGCCGCGTTCTTCGAGGGCGAGGCTCAGCCGCCGGTCGAGGCGTCGGCGGGCCCTTCGGGCCGGGTGTAG